The DNA region GTAGCTCAACTGTTTCGGACCAACCGATCGCGAATATTGTTATCTTGCAATATATCTGGAAAACGATCTGGATAATTGCGCGTGGAAGGTGACCATGGCATGAGGAGGGAGCTGGGGCGTACCCTCTGCCCCGCAGGTCGATCTGATTAATCAACTCCGACGCGGAAGGCGAATCATCAGCAAGGAATCCGAGTTTGAAGAGGAAGTTCAAGAACAGCGATCACGCGTGTCCTTCGGACAGCCCAGCTCTCCACGCCTTCTACACGTGGCTGCCCGACGCAGGCCATCCGGCGCAGTTCAGCCCCTATCGACGGGGGACGCTCAACGTTGGCCGCGGCCATGGCGCGCACCAACGCGCGGAAGCGGCCGCCAGTTCGATTGAGAGCCCGCGCGCGATCCGTTGACCGCCAGGTTCGATGCGATAAACGTCAGCTTCACATAGAGCGAACAACCACTAAATACGGTGGCGCACAGCATGATAACGAGCGGGACGGCCTTCGGTTGACATGGCGGAGGAGCGCTACACTGGATATCGGTGATATCACGTTCGGTCGAATTCATCGACCACGACCGAACGAGCTAGGTCCAGGCTTGTTGCTCCCGTTGGGCGACGCAGTTGAAACGCGCTCGCGGGTGCGTCGATTCCCCAACAGGGAGAGGCGCCGAACGCCTTGGCGCTGCGGCGAGCTACGTCATTATCCTGATCGGCGAGCGAGTTTTGAATTCACCCATGGCATGGGCTGTCGAAGACGCAGGGGAGCGTTTGGGGTCCGCGGATGGCGGGGTTGTCTCGCCATGTCGGGTTGCCGCGGAGGGTAGGACGGCGTGCCACGACTTGCTGTAAGGCTATGGCGGTTTCGAGGCGGGCGAGCGCTGCTCCGAGGCAGTAGTGCGCGCCGTGGCCGAAGGTGAGTGGCGCGGGTCCAGCGCGATCGGTGTGGAGTTGGTCGGGTTCGTTGTAGACGGCGGGGTCGCGGTTGGCGGCGGCCAGTATGACGAGCGCGGGTTCGCCCATGTGGACGGTGATGTCGCCGAACGCGTGGTCGCGTGTGGCGGTGCGCATTACGGCTTGTGCGGGGCCGTCGAGGCGTAGCAGCTCGGTGATCAATTGATCGTTGACCGCGTCGATGGTCTCGATGGCCGGGATGCCGTCACGCTGGGGTGTCAGGAGTCGAACCATTGCTGTGCCCAGGAGGTTTGCGGTTGTTTCGTGGCCGGCGATGGCGATGATGATGGCGGTGGTGACGACGTCGTCGAGTTCGAGGTCGGTGTCGGCGGCGATGAAGCTGAGCAGGTCTTCGCCGGGATGGCGGCGGCGGTCGGCGGCCAGGGGAAGAAAGTCGGTCAGCAGTGTGGCTACCGCTGCCATTCCGTCGTCGATGGCGGCCCCGCCGCTGATGCCGCTGAGCATTCGGCTGATCGCGGGCGACTCCGCACGAAGCAACCGGGCCGAGTCGATGTCGAGACCCAACCAGGCCGCGGCGACCGCAATCGGTAGCGGCAGAGCGATTTCCGTCATGAAGTCGAACTCGACTCCGGTGGCGAGATAGTCGACGGTTTCGCCCGCGATCGCGTCGATGCCTTCGCGGAGATTGTTTATGAAGGATCGTGTGAAGACGTCTCGAACAGAATCGCGCAGCCGCGTATGGTCAGCGCCATCAGTGAATAGGATGTTGCGGCGCAACATATCTGGATTCGTCGCCTGTAAGGCGGCCGGGCTGTTGGGGTTTGCCAACGGGCTGCTTGTCCAGCCCGGCCCGGCCAGGATCCGGCGGGCGGGGTGGTAGCCGAGGATCAGCCAGGCTGCGGCGGTGTCGTTCCAGACCACTTCGCCTTGGCGGCGGCAAGCTTCGTAGAACGGGTAGGGGTCGGCGGGATCCCACGGTAGGCGTGCGGTGGTTTGGGTGTCAGGGGTGGTCATGGTGGTCCAATGCTCCGGGTAGACCACGCTCGCGGACCCAAGCATGGTGCGCTTTACCAAGTTCGGTGACCGGTTCGGCGGTCCCGTCCATGTCGTCGAAGATGGCCCGGATCGGCATGGTGGCGAGCAGGTCGGCGCACACGCTGAAGACGGCGAGCTGAATACGGGGGATGAACACGTAGTCCTCGGGCGCGTACATGCGGTTGACCGGATGGCCGGGGTCGCGCAGGTCGAATAAGCCGCGAACGGTGCGCGCGATGGTCTCGGGCGTGTAGGTGGCGGGCTGTGGTGCTGAGGCGATCTCGTAGTTGATCTCCGAGTGCCACTGCAGGAGCTCGTCGGCGGTCAGGTCGGAGTCGGCGTCGAGGAAGCCGGCCTGCACAGCCAGGTCGCGATAGTCGTACTTGCGGCCCTCGACCATGGCGCGGGTCATGGCGACCCAGAGCCAGCGTTGGAGTTCGGGCAGCACCTTCACGCAGCCGAAGTCGACGAAACCGACGGTGCCGTCGCTGTTGAAGCGGTAGTTGCCGGGGTGAGGGTCGGGGTGCAGCAGGTTAGCGTGCCGGAAGTTGCCGTGGCTGAACCGCACGATGGCTTCGGCCCAGGTGTTTTTGAGGTCTTGGTCGGCCTGTTGTGCTGCGGCCCAGTCCATTCCGTCGAGATAGATCATGGTGAGTACCCGATCCGTGGACGCTTCAGGAATGACGTCGGGGATACGGATGAACGGGTGGCCCCGGTAGAGGTCAGCGAATGTGGTGATCATGGCGGCTTCGTGGCGATAGTCGATCTCCTCGGAGATTCGCGCCGCTGCTTCACGCGCCACCGTCCGAACATCAACCCCGAGGCCTGACGCGGACATCATGAAACGCAGCAGCGTCGCCAGCAGCTCGGTGTTGGCCAGATCGTCGCGGATCGCTTGCCCGACACCGGGGTATTGAATTTTGACGGCAACCTCGCGACCGTCATGCAGGACGGCGCGGTGCACCTGGCCGATCGATGCGGCGGCCATCGGTTCCTCGGCGAACTGGGCGAACTGGGCGACCGCGCGACCGAGTTCGGCATCAAGGACTTCGCGGACCAGCGCGGGGTGCATCGGGGGAGCGTCAGCCTGCAGCCGGTTCATGGCTTTCTGGTAGGGCCAGAACCCGCCCGTGCCCAAGGCGCGGGTGTCGACCATCGACATGATCTGGCCGGCTTTCATCAACACGCCCTTGGAGTGGCCGAGCAGTTCGGTGTAACGCTCGGCGGTGCGCGCGTGGAACCGCTCGACGGCGCCGTCATTGCCGGCCTTTTCGCGAAGTCCGGCCACCAGTCGGCCGCCGGCAGCGCGGGCGGTAAAGGCCGCCAGCGGCATGGTGCGGCGGATCCGCCCGCGTGGTACGGGAGCGTCGTTGGGCTGCATTGTGTTTCAACTCCGACTGTCGTTTTGTGAGGGGCGGCTCGTTGATGGTTGGTAGCACCGAAGAGCCAAGGACACCTTCTGGTTAATGTCAGGGGTGGTCATGGTGGTCCAATGCTCCGGGGAGGCCGCGCTCGCGGACCCAGGCGTGGTGCAGCTTGCCCAGCTCAGTAACCGGTTCGGCGACACCGTCGAGGTCATCCATGATGGCTCGAGTCGACAGCGTCGCCTGCAAGCCCGCGGCCACACTGCACCAGGCGAGTTGGACCCGATTGACGAAGACCAACCATGGCGGCGAAGTGAAGTGGGCCACCGGATGGCTGGAATCGCGAATGTCGAACATCCCGCGGATCGTGCGGGCCGTGGCATCGGGTGTAAAGGTTACCGGCTCAAGCGTGTTCGAACCTTCGGGCGCCGTGTCTGTAATCCATTGCTGCAGATCATCGGCGCTCAGCGGTGTGTCCGCGGAGAGCATCCCCAGCTGAATCATGAGGTCGCGGAAGTCATCCTTGCGGCCCTCGATAGAAGCGCGCTGCGCTGCCACCCAGAGCCACCGCTGCTTCTCGGGAAAGTTTTGGGTGCAGCCGAAATCCAGGAAGCCGACGGTGCCGTCGGCCTTGAATCGGTAGTTCCCCGGATGGGGGTCAGCGTGCACGAGGTTGGCATGTCGGTAGTTGCCGTTGATGAAACGCGTGATCGCTTCGGCCCAGGTGTTTTTCAGATCCTGGTCGGCGCGTTGCGCAGCCGCGTAGTCCATCCCGTCGAGATAGGTCATCGTCAGCACCCGCTCACTGGACGCTTGCGGAATGACCTCAGGGATGCGGATAAATGGGTGGCCGCGATAGAGCTCGCTGAAGGCGGTGATGGTCGCGGCTTCGTGGCGGTAGTCGACCTCCTCTGCAATCCGCGCTGACGCTTCCCGCGCAAGGGCCCGGACATCGACGTTCATCCCTGCGGCCGCGGTCGCGAACCTCATAAACGTGGCAACCAGCTCGGTGTTGGCCAGATCGTCTCGGATCGCCCGAGCCACGCCGGGATACTGGATTTTGACGACAACGTCGCGGCGGTCGGACAGCACCGCGCGGTGCACCTGGCCGACCGATGCCGCGGCTAACGGCTCATCGGAGAACTCGGCGAAATGCTGGACAGCAGAACCCAGTTCCTCGTCGAGGACTTTATGAACGAGCGTCGGGTGCATCGGTGGGGCGTCAGCTTGGAGCCGAGCCAAGGCTTTCTGATACGGCAAGTATCCGCCGGTGCCCAGCGCGCGGGCATCCACCATCGACAAGATCTGGCCAGCTTTCATCAGGACACCCTTGCAGTGACCCAGTAGTTCGGTGTAGCGCCCGGCGGTGCGCTCATGAAACCGCTCAACCGCGTCGTCATTGCCGGTTTTTTCCCGAAGTCCGGCCACGAGTCGGCCGCCGGCAGCGCGGACGGTAAAGGCTGCCAGCGGCATGGTGCGGCGGATCCGCCCGCGTGGCACGGGAGTGTCGTTGGGGTGCATGGTGTTTCTACTCCGACCGTCGCTTTGTGATGAGGGGCTCGTTGATGGCTGGTAGGAGCCAAGAGCCAAGGACACCTTCTGGTTAGCGTCAGGGGTGGTCATGGTGGTCCAGTGCCGCGGGGAGGCCGCGCTCGCGTACCCAGGCGTGGTGCAGCTTGCCCAGCTCGGTGTTGGGTTCGGTGACCCCGTCCATGTCCTCGTAGATGGCCCGGACGGGCATGGTGGCACCCAGGTCGGCGCACACGCTGAAGACGGCGAGATGCAGGCGGGGGACGAACACGTAGTCGTCGGGCGCGTTCATGCGGTTGATTGGATGGTCGGCATCGCGGAGGCCGAATATGCCGCGAACGGTGCGGGCGGTGGTCTCGGCCGTGTAGGTGGCGGGCTGGGGTGCCGCGATGACCTCGTAGTACATCTGCGACTGCCACTGGTAAAGCTCGTCAGCGCTCAGGTCGGAGTCGGGGGCGAGGAAACCGGCCTGCGCCATCAGGGTGCGGTAGTCGTGTTTGCGGCCCTCGATGAGGGCGCGCTGCATGGCGACGATGAGCCAGCGCATCGCCTCGGACAGGACCTTCACGCAGCCGAAGTCGACGAATCCGACGGTGCCGTCGGTGTTGAAACAGTAGTTGCCGGGGTGCGGGTCGACGTGCAGCAGGTTGGCGTGCCGGAAGTTGCTGTGGCTGAAGCGCAGAATGGCCTCGGCCCAGGTGTTTTTGAGGTCTTGATCGGCCTGTTGCGCTGCGGCCCAATCCATTCCGTCGAGATAAGTCATCGTCAGTATTCGATCCGCGGAGGTTTCGGGAACGACGTCGGGGACGCGGATAAACGGATGGCCCCGGTAGAGCTCACCGAATGCGGCGATCATGGCGGCTTCGTGCCGGTGGTCGATCTCCTCCAAGATCCGCGCCGCCGCTTCACGCGCCACCGCCTGAACATCAACCTTGACAGCCGACGTCGCGTTGACAAACCGCATGAACGTCGCCAGCAGCTCGGTATTGGCCAGATCGTCGCGGATCGCCTGGGCCACACCGGGATACTGAATCTTGACGGCCACATCGCGCCCGTCGCAAAGCACCGCCCGGTGTACCTGACCGACCGACGCGGCGGCTATCGGATCGTCATCGAACTCAACGAACAGCTTGACGGCAGAACCTAATTCCTCGTGTAGAACCTTCTGCACGAGTGCCGGGTGCATGGGCGGTGCGTCGGCCTGCAGCCGAGCTAGTGCTTTCTGGTACGGCCAGAAACCGCCGCTGCCCAGTGCGCGGGCATCGACCATTGACAAGATTTGCCCGGCTTTCATCAGTACGCCCTTGGAATGGCCGAGCAGTTCGGTATAGCGCTCGGCGGTGCGCTCGTGAAACTGCTCGACCGCGCCCTCCTCGCCGGTGCGCTGACGCAAACCGGCAACCAAGCGGCCCCCCGCAGCACGCGCGGCGAACCCAGCCAGCGGCATGGTGCGCCGTATACGCCCCTGCGGCACCGGATGGTCGTTGTGCGCCATGTGGTCCTCCTGCGATGCGGACGCGTACGGTACGCTCTTACAAAATGTAAGTGATCACTTTGGAGACGTCAATGACTGCACCCGTGTCCACCCGCGAACGGCTAGTCACTGAAGCGATGCGGCTGTTCAGCGCCAAAGGATTTGAGGCAACCAGCGTGTCGCAGATCGAAGCTGCGGCAGGCTTGGCCACGGGCGCAGGCGCCCTGTATCGCCATTTCAAATCCAAAGACGCACTTCTCGATGCGGGAATCGCCCGGCAGCTCGACCGCCGCGACGCCATGCGTGACATCCGCACACTGTTCGCCGGCCTCGGAGACCTGCACGCCGAACTAACCTCGCTCGGCCGCTACCTGCTCACCGTCATCGACCAGGAGATCCAACTACTCCAGATCGCCGCCCGCACGCCAGCAGGCCACTCGGCCCAACTGGACACCGCCTATGCGGCACTCATCGACGGGCTCAACGCCGAACTCGCCGACTGGATCACCGCCTGGGCGCCAAACCTGGCGGCCCAGGATTGCGCCGTCCTGGCTGCGCTCGGCGTCAACGGCATCCTCGGGGCACGCTTTGCAACCAGCCTCTTCCACCATCGCAATCCGCGCGTACCCGACGACCGCTACCTCACCGAATGGACAGCACTCCTCGCAACCCGCATCGAAGCACTCAAATAAGCGCCAATGACGCCCACATACCTCGCCGCGTCAGCCCCAGCGGGGGAGAAGCATCACATTCGGCCGGATTCCTTAGCTGTGCCACCGGCCGAGGCGCCGATGCAGTGACTCGGACAACGCTATTGCTCAGTCACGAATGCAAGGCGTCTTCACGCCAGGCGGCGAAGTGCTTTATTGCCTCGAGCGCATCCGCACACACCAGCTGAAAATGGGCGACCCCGACACTGTCCTCCATGACTTGCACGAACCACGGTTCGCGCACAGAGCAGTACCCAGGCTCTTCCCACCAGCGTTCGTTCTCGTAGGCCACCGACCGATCGAAGGACGGCATCCAGGAGTACTTGTTCGCGGATCCACGGCGGTGGTCGATGCGCCGCAGCGGGCCACGGGTCCGGGTCACCTCGAAGTCGGGTTTCGCCGCTGCTGAGCCTTTCGTGTCGATCGAGATCACCAACGCGGGGCGCCTCGCCACCGAGATCAGCCAGATGGCGTTCCAGCTCTCCCGCCTGGATGACCGGAAGCAGGTCTTGATGTTCCGTGACGTGCTGGGGGACCTGGTGACGATGCCGATACAGCTGGCTCCGGGAGCGACAGTGAGCAAGATGTTCGCGGCCGCCGCCGTACTCGAGGTTCTCGACAGCAACGGGTTCGCCGGCGTTGAAGCGCGGCCGTATGCAATCACTGGGCACGGCCGCACCGAGTGTGATCAGTTCGACCTACGCGGCCGGGTGCAGATGCTGGTGGAAACGGCTGAACGAAAGTCGTAGGTCATGCGTTACGGGCCGAACACGACCCGGACCGGTAGCAGCTCACGGCCGATGTGGGATGAGTCTGCACTTGTGCGTGCCCGCGATGCAGGAGAACGGATCGAACGCCTCGACGGTGACCTTCTCGAGTAGGGAGGCTTCCGGTGCCCAGTTCCAGCTCAGCCACCGCGCGACACACAGTCCGGTGACGGCCGCGGCGCCCGCGGCCCTGAGCGCGGCGGCAGCCGACTGCAACGAGGTCCCTGTCGTCCAGGTGTCGTCGACGAGCAGCACCCGCTTCCCCTCGATCAGGGGCCGCGCCGCGTCGGGGACGGCGAAGCGAGCAGCGTTGGCGACGCGGGAGACGTTCACAGGGCCGCACTCCATGAGCACGCGCTTGATCTGGTACTTCCCGCCGCTGGCCGGGTCGTCGTTGGCGAGCCGCGCCACGTTCCGGGCAATGCCGGTGACCGGGTGCGGACCGGTACGGGATGTGCGGGACGGTACGAATGTCGCGACGTCCCACTCGGCGCCCTCGGCGGCGCGCATGCAGGGGTCGTGGATCCAGGTGGTGGTGAACGTGAGCAGCTGCACGTCGTCGACGCTGCGTTCGGGAGCCGGATCCGCCTTATAGTTGCGCATCGTCTGCACGCTCTGGGTCCGGCCAGCGGGGTTGTAACCGTCGGCGTAGGCGAGGAAGAACGTGTGGTCACAGGTCGCGCCGAGGAGGGTTCCCCGGGTAGTCAGGCACGTGGAACAGATCCCCGATTCGGGAGCGGGTCCGCGGCAGACATCGCAGATTCCGGGACCCGGGCCGGCGATGTTGTGGAAGTACGCGACCTTGCTGGTCGCAATGATGATCTCGTTGCGCAGATCGTCGTCCGACTGCTGGTCGGTCACCAGGCGGTGCCCGCCGCCA from Mycobacterium sp. 050128 includes:
- a CDS encoding cytochrome P450: MTTPDTQTTARLPWDPADPYPFYEACRRQGEVVWNDTAAAWLILGYHPARRILAGPGWTSSPLANPNSPAALQATNPDMLRRNILFTDGADHTRLRDSVRDVFTRSFINNLREGIDAIAGETVDYLATGVEFDFMTEIALPLPIAVAAAWLGLDIDSARLLRAESPAISRMLSGISGGAAIDDGMAAVATLLTDFLPLAADRRRHPGEDLLSFIAADTDLELDDVVTTAIIIAIAGHETTANLLGTAMVRLLTPQRDGIPAIETIDAVNDQLITELLRLDGPAQAVMRTATRDHAFGDITVHMGEPALVILAAANRDPAVYNEPDQLHTDRAGPAPLTFGHGAHYCLGAALARLETAIALQQVVARRPTLRGNPTWRDNPAIRGPQTLPCVFDSPCHG
- a CDS encoding ABC1 kinase family protein, with amino-acid sequence MQPNDAPVPRGRIRRTMPLAAFTARAAGGRLVAGLREKAGNDGAVERFHARTAERYTELLGHSKGVLMKAGQIMSMVDTRALGTGGFWPYQKAMNRLQADAPPMHPALVREVLDAELGRAVAQFAQFAEEPMAAASIGQVHRAVLHDGREVAVKIQYPGVGQAIRDDLANTELLATLLRFMMSASGLGVDVRTVAREAAARISEEIDYRHEAAMITTFADLYRGHPFIRIPDVIPEASTDRVLTMIYLDGMDWAAAQQADQDLKNTWAEAIVRFSHGNFRHANLLHPDPHPGNYRFNSDGTVGFVDFGCVKVLPELQRWLWVAMTRAMVEGRKYDYRDLAVQAGFLDADSDLTADELLQWHSEINYEIASAPQPATYTPETIARTVRGLFDLRDPGHPVNRMYAPEDYVFIPRIQLAVFSVCADLLATMPIRAIFDDMDGTAEPVTELGKAHHAWVRERGLPGALDHHDHP
- a CDS encoding ABC1 kinase family protein gives rise to the protein MHPNDTPVPRGRIRRTMPLAAFTVRAAGGRLVAGLREKTGNDDAVERFHERTAGRYTELLGHCKGVLMKAGQILSMVDARALGTGGYLPYQKALARLQADAPPMHPTLVHKVLDEELGSAVQHFAEFSDEPLAAASVGQVHRAVLSDRRDVVVKIQYPGVARAIRDDLANTELVATFMRFATAAAGMNVDVRALAREASARIAEEVDYRHEAATITAFSELYRGHPFIRIPEVIPQASSERVLTMTYLDGMDYAAAQRADQDLKNTWAEAITRFINGNYRHANLVHADPHPGNYRFKADGTVGFLDFGCTQNFPEKQRWLWVAAQRASIEGRKDDFRDLMIQLGMLSADTPLSADDLQQWITDTAPEGSNTLEPVTFTPDATARTIRGMFDIRDSSHPVAHFTSPPWLVFVNRVQLAWCSVAAGLQATLSTRAIMDDLDGVAEPVTELGKLHHAWVRERGLPGALDHHDHP
- a CDS encoding ABC1 kinase family protein produces the protein MAHNDHPVPQGRIRRTMPLAGFAARAAGGRLVAGLRQRTGEEGAVEQFHERTAERYTELLGHSKGVLMKAGQILSMVDARALGSGGFWPYQKALARLQADAPPMHPALVQKVLHEELGSAVKLFVEFDDDPIAAASVGQVHRAVLCDGRDVAVKIQYPGVAQAIRDDLANTELLATFMRFVNATSAVKVDVQAVAREAAARILEEIDHRHEAAMIAAFGELYRGHPFIRVPDVVPETSADRILTMTYLDGMDWAAAQQADQDLKNTWAEAILRFSHSNFRHANLLHVDPHPGNYCFNTDGTVGFVDFGCVKVLSEAMRWLIVAMQRALIEGRKHDYRTLMAQAGFLAPDSDLSADELYQWQSQMYYEVIAAPQPATYTAETTARTVRGIFGLRDADHPINRMNAPDDYVFVPRLHLAVFSVCADLGATMPVRAIYEDMDGVTEPNTELGKLHHAWVRERGLPAALDHHDHP
- a CDS encoding TetR/AcrR family transcriptional regulator, with protein sequence MTAPVSTRERLVTEAMRLFSAKGFEATSVSQIEAAAGLATGAGALYRHFKSKDALLDAGIARQLDRRDAMRDIRTLFAGLGDLHAELTSLGRYLLTVIDQEIQLLQIAARTPAGHSAQLDTAYAALIDGLNAELADWITAWAPNLAAQDCAVLAALGVNGILGARFATSLFHHRNPRVPDDRYLTEWTALLATRIEALK
- a CDS encoding phosphoribosyltransferase; translated protein: MTDQQSDDDLRNEIIIATSKVAYFHNIAGPGPGICDVCRGPAPESGICSTCLTTRGTLLGATCDHTFFLAYADGYNPAGRTQSVQTMRNYKADPAPERSVDDVQLLTFTTTWIHDPCMRAAEGAEWDVATFVPSRTSRTGPHPVTGIARNVARLANDDPASGGKYQIKRVLMECGPVNVSRVANAARFAVPDAARPLIEGKRVLLVDDTWTTGTSLQSAAAALRAAGAAAVTGLCVARWLSWNWAPEASLLEKVTVEAFDPFSCIAGTHKCRLIPHRP